Part of the Thermodesulfobacteriota bacterium genome, AGCCGTCGAGCGGGGGAATCAGTGTGCGCATCGCTCCCTCAGGAGTAGAGATGGCAGGCCACGCTCCGGCCGGCCCGCAAGCACCGGAGCCCGGGGACCTCCCGGGCGCACGGCCCGAACGCCCGAGGGCACCGGGGGTGGAAAGGACATCCTCTCGGCGGTTCCAGCGGGCTCGGCACGTCTGCCTCGACTACCCGGAGCGGCGTCCCGCCCCCGGGGCGGACCGGCGGCACCGCCGCCAGGAGCGTCTGGGAATAGGGGTGGAGCGGCTCGGCGAAGAACTCCGGCGCCGGGGCCACCTCGGCAAGCCTGCCCAGGTACATCACCGCCACCCGGTCCGCCAGGTGGGCCACCACCCGCAGATCGTGGCTGATGAAGAGGTACGTAAGCCCCAGGGCCTCCTGGAGATCCCGGAGCAGGTTCAGGATCTGGGCCTGGATCGAGACGTCCAGCGCCGACACCGGCTCGTCGGCCACGAGCAGCCGCGGCTCCACCGCCAGGGCCCGGGCGATGCCGATGCGCTGGCGCTGGCCCCCGCTGAGCTCATGGGGGTAGGCGGCGCCCGCCTCGGGGGACAGGCCCACCTGGGCCAGGAGGGCTTCCACCCGCGCCCGGCGGTCCGCCCGGGCGCCGATGCCGTGGATGGCGAGCCCCTCGCCCACGATGTCGCGCACCCGCATCCGGGGATCGAGGGAGGCGTAGGGGTCCTGGAAGACCATCTGCACCTCCCGCCGGAACCGGCGCACCCCCGCGCCGTCCAGGGCCCACAGGTCCTGACCCCGGTAGCGTACCGCACCCCGGGTGGGTTCCTCCAGCCGAAGGAGCAGCCGCGCCAGGGTGCTCTTGCCGCACCCCGACTCCCCCACCAGGGCCAGGGTCTCCCCCTGCCCCACCGCCAGATCGACCCCGTCCACCGCACGCAGCCACCGCCGGCGGCCCAGGGGGCCCTTCTGGACTCGGTAGTGGCGGGCAACGCCCGCGAGCTCAAACATGGCTCTGCGCCCGGATGCAGCGCGCGCGGTGGTCTGGAGCCTTCTCGGCGAGCTCGGGCAGGGCCTTCGCGCACCCATCGATGGCGAGCTCGCACCGGTCGCGAAAGGGGCATCCCGCCGGCACCCGGGAGGGAGGGGGGACGTTTCCGGGGATGGCCCGCAGCCGCTGGCCGCGGGGCACTCCGCCTGCGCCGGGGACCGAGGCCAGCAGCCCCCGGGTGTAGGGATGGAGCGGGGTCTCGAAGAGCGCCCGGGTCGGGCACGCCTCCACCACGTGGCCCGCATACATCACCGCGACCCGATCCACGTGCTGGGCCACGAGCCCCAGGTCGTGGGTGATCAGCAGGAGCGCCATCCCGAGCTCCCGCCGCAGGGACGCGAGCAGCGCCATGATCTGCGCCTGGACGGTCACGTCCAGGGCGGTGGTGGGTTCGTCGGCGATGAGGAGACCGGGCCGGCACGCCACGGCCATGGCGATCATGACCCGCTGCCGCAACCCCCCGGAGAGCTGGAAGGGGTAGGCCGCCAGGCGCGCCTCGGGCTCGGGCACCCCCGTCTCGCGCAAGAGCGCCACCGAGCGGCGGCGCACCTCGGCCCGGGGGAGATCGAGGTGGGCCGTGAGGGCCTCGGCGAGCTGATACCCCACGGTGAAGACGGGGTTCAAACTGGTCATGGGATCCTGGAAGACCATGCCCACCCAGCGTCCCCGGACCTCCCGCAGCTCCCCGTGTCCCAGGGCCGTGAGGTCCCTGCCGTCCAGGAGCACCCGGCCGCCCGCCACCCGGCCCGGGTGCGGCAGGAGCCCCGCCATCGCGAGGGCCGTCATGCTCTTCCCGCACCCGGACTCCCCCACCAGGCCCAGGGTGCCTCCCCGTTCCAGGGAAAAACTCACCCCCCGCACCGCGGCCACTTCGCCCCCGGCGCCCGGAAAGCCCACCCGCAGCGCCTCCACCTGCAAGAGGGGAGCTGGGGACGGGATCGTCACCACCCCGTCTCCTCGCCCGGAGTCTCGGCCGGCCGGCCCCAGGGGGTCATGGCCGGGAGCGCAGGGCGGCTTCCAGGTCCTCCCGGCGGATCACCCCCTTGGCTTCGAGCACCCGAACCAGGGCCCTCACGAGGGTGAGGGCGTCTGCCCCTTCCAGCGGCGAGACCCGCTTTTCCTCGTCGCGGTGGAAGATCACCATCTCCTGGCTCTCATCCCACTTCGACAGATCCACCGTGCGGTCCACCCCGTAGGAAAACCCCTGCTCGCCGGCCGGAGCGGCTGCCTGGCCCCCGGGGGCCGAGCGATTGCGGTAATACTGGTCGATGGCCCTGTTGATGGCCGACTCGGTGGCCACCACCGGCCGCACGCTCACCCCGGTCTGGAACTGGATCTCGCTGATCGCGTCGAGGTTCGTGGGGTCCGACATGGCCAGGATCACGATCTTCTTCCCCAGCTCTTCCTTCATGGCCACGGGGACCACGTTGTACTTCTCGGCGACCCGCAGGGAAATGGCGTCGCGGGTACGCGGCGAGACCGAGACCTTACGGAAGTCCACCGCGGGCAGCCGCAGTTGGGTGGACAGGGCCTTGAGGATCTGCTCCTCCGACACGAACCCCATCCGAACCACAGTGGAACCCAGCTTTCCTCCCCAGGTGCGCTGGCTGTTGAGGGCCGCGGCCAACTGGGTCTCGCTCAAGAGCCCATGGTCGATCAGGATCTCCCCCAGGCGCTTCTTCCTCGTCATCGCTGCTCCATCTGCTGGCTGCCCGGCCGACTTCCCCGGAAAGCGCGCTCTCCTGCACTCGGCGAAATCCCCGCCTTACCCATCGGCCAAAGCACTTCCAGACCCAAGCTTCGCACGGCGGCTTTCTGAGGGAACCCGGCGGGCCGTTGTCGCCTTCCCGGAGGTTGGCGTGTGCCATTTTGCACCCACCGCGCCGTTCCCGTCCAGAACTAGCGAGGCGAGAAACCCACGGCCGATCCAGCAAGGCGCCGGCCTCAGGTGCCCGCCGCCGCGGCCGGGGCGAGGCAGGCCCAGAGAAACGCGGCGACGGCCTCGCCCGCTTCCCCCTCGCGGCCCAAGAAGAAGTGGTCCGCCCCCCGAATCTCGACCCGCCGCTTGGGCTCGCCCGCGGCGGCGAACCAGGTCTCCAGGAGCGGCATCGGGCAGAAGCAGTCCCGGGTGCCGAAAACCGCGAGCTTGGGGATGGGGCAGGCCGCCGCCTCGGCCATCGGAAACGCCACCAGGGGCGGCGCCACGAGCGCGAGAGCCCGCACCCGGGAATCGGCGCACGCCGCCCGAAGCCCCACCGCCGCCCCGAAGGAGTACCCCGCCACCCCGAGCCGGGCCGGGTCCACTTCGGGGCGGGAGGCCAGCAGGTCCAAGGCGGCCCCCACGTCGCCCACCTCTCCCGCTCCGCCCCCATGCTCCCCCCCGCTGCCCCCGACCCCGCGGAAGTTGAACCGGAGTGCGGCAAAGGACCGGGCCGCCAGCGCCTCACTCACGCCCCGCACCACGGGGTTGCCCATGGTGCCCCCGTACAGGGGATGGGGATGGCACACCACTGCCCCGGGAACCGGCCCCCCAGACCCGGTCGGCAGGTGCAAGACCCCCTCGAGGACCAGCCCCCCGCACCCGAACCGGACGTGCTCTTCCCGCCCCTTCCCCATCCCGACCTCCTCTTTCGCCGCCGCTTGGGCCCAGGCAACCACCGCGGGGCCCAGGATCCACCATCAAACTTTGGGGCGGGGTCGGGGGGCCCTGTAGCGCAGCCGCGCACGCATCGACCGATCGGCGGCACCCGGTCCAAAAGGGTTAAGCTCGGCGCACCTGTTCCCTGGGGGAGATGCCCTCTAGACACCGCGGATTGCGCGGTGGAGCGGAAGGGTTCCCCGACCCCGCTCACCACCCAGGTGCTGCATCACAGGGGCATTTCCCATTTGACAGCTACCGGCATAGCTGGTATCAAATCGCACTCCCGGTGCGCCGGGAGAATTCACGAGGGAGGAGGTGTAACCCCGTTGATGAGAGAACGCAACGACTTTGGGGGCGGCGAGCGCCGGCCTCGCCGGGACTTCGACCGGGAAGGGGGCAGCGACCCCCGGCGGGACTTCGAGCGCGAAGTCCGCAAGCTCAAGAAGGACTTCCAGAAGAACGTCCTCCCTGCCGTGAAGCGGCACTCGTTCTATGTGAGCAAGAGCGAGATGCGGCGGATC contains:
- a CDS encoding oligopeptide/dipeptide ABC transporter ATP-binding protein — encoded protein: MFELAGVARHYRVQKGPLGRRRWLRAVDGVDLAVGQGETLALVGESGCGKSTLARLLLRLEEPTRGAVRYRGQDLWALDGAGVRRFRREVQMVFQDPYASLDPRMRVRDIVGEGLAIHGIGARADRRARVEALLAQVGLSPEAGAAYPHELSGGQRQRIGIARALAVEPRLLVADEPVSALDVSIQAQILNLLRDLQEALGLTYLFISHDLRVVAHLADRVAVMYLGRLAEVAPAPEFFAEPLHPYSQTLLAAVPPVRPGGGTPLRVVEADVPSPLEPPRGCPFHPRCPRAFGPCAREVPGLRCLRAGRSVACHLYS
- a CDS encoding ABC transporter ATP-binding protein: MTIPSPAPLLQVEALRVGFPGAGGEVAAVRGVSFSLERGGTLGLVGESGCGKSMTALAMAGLLPHPGRVAGGRVLLDGRDLTALGHGELREVRGRWVGMVFQDPMTSLNPVFTVGYQLAEALTAHLDLPRAEVRRRSVALLRETGVPEPEARLAAYPFQLSGGLRQRVMIAMAVACRPGLLIADEPTTALDVTVQAQIMALLASLRRELGMALLLITHDLGLVAQHVDRVAVMYAGHVVEACPTRALFETPLHPYTRGLLASVPGAGGVPRGQRLRAIPGNVPPPSRVPAGCPFRDRCELAIDGCAKALPELAEKAPDHRARCIRAQSHV
- a CDS encoding alpha/beta fold hydrolase encodes the protein MGKGREEHVRFGCGGLVLEGVLHLPTGSGGPVPGAVVCHPHPLYGGTMGNPVVRGVSEALAARSFAALRFNFRGVGGSGGEHGGGAGEVGDVGAALDLLASRPEVDPARLGVAGYSFGAAVGLRAACADSRVRALALVAPPLVAFPMAEAAACPIPKLAVFGTRDCFCPMPLLETWFAAAGEPKRRVEIRGADHFFLGREGEAGEAVAAFLWACLAPAAAAGT